From Scomber scombrus chromosome 9, fScoSco1.1, whole genome shotgun sequence, one genomic window encodes:
- the LOC133985990 gene encoding protocadherin-17-like, translating to MEHPENDLRPLPDVAMTGNCTHECTEFGHSDSCWMPGQPSPTRKVCKNAPKLSTFVPYQEMDGQEQLMANGSPKPMTTEERGTCTGGVGGSSNSSKVANMRFMTPYSSAYPAGGDSYSKDCGLEEIPLSQAVEYHSATTPTGQTSKREIYL from the coding sequence acCTCAGACCTCTTCCCGACGTGGCGATGACCGGTAACTGCACCCACGAGTGCACCGAGTTCGGCCACTCCGACTCCTGCTGGATGCCCGGCCAGCCTTCCCCAACCCGCAAGGTGTGCAAGAACGCCCCCAAGCTCTCCACCTTCGTGCCTTACCAGGAGATGGACGGGCAGGAGCAGCTGATGGCCAACGGCAGCCCCAAGCCCATGACCACGGAGGAGCGTGGGACTTGCACCGGCGGCGTCggcggcagcagcaacagctcTAAAGTGGCCAACATGCGCTTCATGACGCCCTACAGCAGTGCCTACCCGGCGGGCGGAGACTCGTACAGTAAAGACTGTGGGCTGGAGGAAATCCCTCTGAGCCAGGCGGTGGAGTACCACTCAGCCACCACCCCGACCGGCCAGACCTCCAAGAGGGAGATCTACCTGTGA